The Antedon mediterranea chromosome 11, ecAntMedi1.1, whole genome shotgun sequence genome window below encodes:
- the LOC140062412 gene encoding dynein axonemal assembly factor 4-like, with translation MPIAVKDYVWDETEVSIHITIPLKGVKSSKADIFLTDDYLKVNYPPYLFEVLLFKPVDDNKGTAQIGEGTIVFNLVKQQPGIWTRLTSLESGDKELMKSKRQLAVEAAHKKAEEEKKMAAIKKREADKYALKEQMRLDEEERKRIEETKEAERRKATEEIEHWKEHEVQESVTTDKQKEENNGNMFHKDGTVAIAAPRQGGNIQVTFTPRVFPTPMRESKQADEDAWLKKQAEARRIADCEDSDLSAEEKNPQWLKDKGDGFFTSGNYLAAVNAYNLAIRLDSKLPSIFSNRAACHLKLRNFMKCIEDSSKALELLTPPVLANETARARSHARRGTSFCELELYIEGLQDYEAALKINPNNRQLEEDAEKIRTIIQGS, from the exons atgccAATTGCCGTAAAGGATTATGTGTGGGATGAAACTGAAGTTTCCATTCATATTACAATTCCTTTAAAAGGTGTTAAATCTAGTAAAGCTGACATTTTTTTAACAGATGATTACTTGAAG gtTAACTATCCTCCATACCTGTTTGAAGTCTTGTTATTCAAGCCAGTAGATGACAATAAAGGCACAGCACAAATTGGGGAAGGAACCATCGTCTTCAACCTTGTCAAACAACAACCTGGAATATGGACACGGCTTACATCTCTTGAATCTG gTGATAAAGAGTTGATGAAAAGCAAGCGGCAGCTAGCAGTGGAAGCAGCTCATAAGAAAGctgaagaagaaaagaaaatggCAGCCATCAAAAAAAGAGAGGCTGATAAATATGCTCTTAAAGAGCAAATGAGG ctTGATGAAGAGGAACGAAAAAGAATTGAAGAAACAAAGGAAGCAGAAAGAAGAAAGGCAACTGAAGAGATTGAACATTGGAAAGAACATGAAGTACAAGAAAGTGTAACAACAGATAAACAGAAGGAAGAAAATAATGGGAATATGTTTCATAAAG ATGGGACAGTTGCTATAGCAGCGCCAAGGCAGGGTGGTAACATTCAGGTGACCTTCACACCTCGGGTGTTTCCCACGCCTATGAGAGAATCTAAGCAGGCTGATGAAGATGCT TGGCTTAAAAAGCAAGCAGAAGCTAGACGCATTGCTGACTGTGAAGATTCAGATTTAAGTGCAGAGGAGAAGAATCCTCAGTGGTTGAAGGACAAAGGAGA tggGTTCTTCACATCTGGTAACTATCTTGCTGCCGTTAATGCATACAACTTAGCCATTCGTTTGGATAGCAAATTACCATC TATATTCTCAAATCGAGCAGCTTGTCATCTTAAGTTGAGGAACTTTATGAAATGTATTGAAGACAGTTCAAAG GCTCTTGAGCTATTAACACCGCCAGTTTTAGCCAATGAAACAGCTAGAGCTAGGTCACATGCTCGAAGAGGAACATCATTCTGTGAACtggaattatatattgaag GTTTACAAGATTATGAAGCAGCTTTAAAGATAAATCCAAACAATAGACAGTTGGAAGAAGATGCTGAGAAGATTCGGACGATTATTCAAGGAAGCTGA
- the LOC140062411 gene encoding probable peptidylglycine alpha-hydroxylating monooxygenase 1 — MAKKTICTCFMVLAVVFVHQSNCLTQSQINYLKQKLNERYSQVDYSENNIGFEYSASETFESDSKQDKQEEDTNEIQEDDDDVHVINVDIRMPNVQPTHENEYFCHALEMPMDRSVFIIGYDPQAEMGTAHHMLLYGCSKPGSRNNTWNCGEMASSNDGPVCDEGSKILYAWAMDAPSLELPKDVGFEVGGDTGINQLVLQVHYGKIGDKIKEHFIDDSGITLQITDQPKRLSAAVYLLGSEGRVPGHSTVYMESACSYEHSQVLYPFAFRVHTHKLGKVVSAYRIRNQQWTEIGRQDPHKPEMFYPIEKNMTIEYGDILAARCTMVNDMDKTVFTGATSDDEMCNFYMMYYTSGTLPDIDNCFRGEKFHWQNYFKNIPSDASNLPKSKEE, encoded by the exons ATGGCGAAGAAAACGATTTGTACATGTTTCATGGTACTTGCTGTTGTTTTCGTACACCAGTCTAATTGTTTGACACAATCGCAGATAAATTATttgaaacaaaaattgaatgaacGCTACAGCCAAGTGGATTATTCGGAAAACAACATCGGCTTTGAATACAGTGCCTCTGAAACGTTTGAAAGCGACTCAAAACAAGACAAGCAGGAGGAGGATACGAACGAAATccaagaagatgatgatgatgtacaTGTTATAAACGTTGATATACGAATGCCAAATGTTCAACCGACACAT gaaaatgaatatttttgtcACGCACTTGAGATGCCGATGGATCGGTCTGTTTTTATAA ttggTTATGATCCCCAAGCTGAAATGGGTACAGCTCATCATATGTTACTCTATGGATGTAGTAAACCAGGAAGCCGTAATAACACCTG GAACTGCGGTGAAATGGCAAGTTCCAACGATGGACCGGTATGTGACGAAGGCTCCAAGATCCTGTATGCGTGGGCAATGGATGCCCCTTCACTTGAACTACCAAAAGACGTCGGCTTTGAAGTTGGTGGTGATACTGGAATCAACCAGCTAGTTCTACAAGTTCATTATGGCAAGATTGGAGACAAAATTAAAG AACACTTTATCGATGACTCTGGAATAACGTTACAAATCACTGATCAACC AAAAAGGTTAAGTGCCGCTGTGTATTTACTTGGTAGTGAAGGACGTGTACCTGGACATTCAACAG TGTACATGGAGTCGGCGTGTTCATACGAGCACTCACAGGTGCTTTATCCGTTTGCGTTCCGTGTTCACACACACAAACTTG GCAAAGTAGTTTCGGCGTACCGTATACGAAACCAACAATGGACTGAAATTGGACGACAGGACCCACACAAGCCAGAG ATGTTTTATCCGATTGAGAAGAACATGACGATTGAGTATGGTGACATCTTA GCAGCAAGATGCACCATGGTAAATGATATGGACAAGACCGTTTTCACTGG AGCCACGTCAGATGACGAAATGTGCAATTTTTACATGATGTATTATACATCAGGTACTTTACCGGACATTGATAATTGCTTTCGAGGAGAGAAATTTCACTGGCagaattactttaaaaatattcCCTCTGATGCAAGCAATTTGCCCAAATCAAAAGAAGAATAA
- the LOC140062591 gene encoding adenosine receptor A1-like, with protein sequence MDTVLTGTNITTDDMRENLIVVLSVYIPLDVVIITGNALVLFFFRQTRHFEDPQFVLLASLAFVDLLTGIIAVPMFMWGHISTRRSLYLPSKCHIQYIPSKIFISISFCHLLLITVDRYVSIMKPLHYHKLITLRRIYFSIAFSWILGCFYGTMPFFGETKTIEGIFLCYLPSRHAFIAQGYVTLAMVSIGTLLLIIMYFRIVLEARKHNANIESISLSTRKIVRKRFKAAKTSALIVCAFGITFLPHALKPVVYSGYQRSDMYWYILIAEALVNTSSAVNPFIYVCRLRQFSYALSRLFNKTSTRATKSTSGTSC encoded by the coding sequence ATGGATACAGTTTTAACAGGCACAAATATCACGACAGACGATATGAGGGAAAATTTGATTGTTGTTTTGTCAGTGTATATACCATTGGATGTTGTCATTATTACTGGGAATGCGCttgttctttttttctttcgaCAAACTCGACATTTCGAAGATCCACAATTTGTGTTACTAGCCAGCTTAGCATTTGTGGACCTACTCACAGGAATTATCGCCGTACCCATGTTTATGTGGGGTCACATCTCAACAAGAAGATCACTGTACCTACCGAGCAAATgccacatacagtacattccTTCAAagatttttatttcaatttctttttgcCACCTTTTGTTGATCACAGTGGATCGGTACGTATCTATAATGAAACCGCTACATTATCATAAACTTATAACTTTACGTAGAATCTACTTTTCTATTGCTTTTTCGTGGATTTTGGGTTGCTTTTACGGCACCATGCCATTTTTCGGGGAAACTAAAACGATTGAAGGAATTTTCCTTTGCTATCTGCCAAGTCGACACGCTTTTATAGCTCAAGGTTACGTAACTTTAGCCATGGTTTCTATTGGTACTCTCCTATTGATAATAATGTACTTCAGAATTGTTTTAGAAGCAAGGAAACATAATGCAAACATAGAGAGTATTTCATTAAGCACACGTAAGATTGTTCGTAAAAGATTCAAAGCGGCAAAAACAAGTGCTTTGATCGTCTGTGCATTCGGTATAACGTTTTTGCCTCACGCTCTGAAACCGGTCGTATATTCTGGATATCAAAGATCTGATATGTATTGGTATATTCTGATTGCAGAGGCTCTGGTGAATACGAGTTCGGCGGTGAATCCGTTTATATATGTGTGTCGTCTCCGGCAATTTTCATATGCTCTAAGCCGTCTTTTTAACAAAACGTCTACCAGAGCTACAAAATCAACAAGCGGCACATCTTGTTAG
- the LOC140062218 gene encoding mitochondrial outer membrane protein SLC25A46-like, whose protein sequence is MGVKRIPGSEQTVFNRATLKTDPLHLAQENVMDAVRKATPKHHEIENFQRYAGFGIGIASLLTENVLSHPLIAFRRQCQVNCQSFRYHLTPFTVIQVMTTLQRNQGFTALWKGIPSTIMVQGIGMVTETVISEATPFPKDVHSHSSLKHFIGHVILKAISCVVTLPVYAASLVETVQSEIASECPGPFDCLREGFCRVTGWGVPQTTRMIPLLSLVVPSTITTLVRYILTSAIQYTMLYFIHQRQRKKYMENNEGTPAARSMLDAYFPELFSAFTGHLIIDTALYPVETVLHRLLLQGTRTIIDNTDDGLSVLPITTQYYGFWDCFTVIRYEEGITGFYKGFGALLLQYAIHAFILKSTKFVYIKLAEEFGMDKTPTT, encoded by the exons atggGCGTAAAGAGGATTCCTGGTTCAGAACAAACTGTATTTAACCGGGCTACTCTAAAAACAGACCCTTTACATCTAGCCCAAGAAAACGTTATGGATGCTGTCAGGAAAGCGACACCAAAACATCATGAAATAG AAAACTTCCAACGTTATGCAGGTTTTGGAATCGGTATTGCAAGTCTGTTAACTGAAAATGTGCTGTCGCATCCATTGATTGCTTTTAGAAGACAATGCCAG gtgaatTGTCAGAGTTTTCGTTACCACTTAACTCCCTTCACGGTAATTCAAGTTATGACAACTCTGCAAAGAAATCAG GGGTTTACTGCATTGTGGAAGGGAATCCCAAGCACAATAATGGTACAAGGTATCGGCATGGTAACAGAGACAGTAATCAGTGAAGCGACACCTTTCCCAAA AGACGTGCATTCACATAGTTCATTAAAGCATTTCATTGGTCATGTGATCCTGAAAGCAATTAGCTGTGTTGTGACTCTACCAGTGTATGCTGCCAGTCTTGTTGAAACAGTGCAG AGTGAAATTGCAAGTGAATGTCCAGGACCATTTGATTGTCTTCGTGAAGGATTTTGTCGCGTTACAGGCTGGGGCGTACCTCAGACAACACGTATGATCCCACTTCTGTCGCTAGTAGTACCGTCAACCATCACAACACTTGTTCGATATATACTCACATCAGCAATCCAGTACacaatgttatattttattcatcagCGACAACGTAAAAAGTACATGGAAAACAACGAGGGAACACCTGCGGCAAGGTCAATGCTTGACGCCTACTTTCCTGAACTCTTTTCAGCTTTTACTGGACATCTTATCATAGATACAGCATTGTATCCCGTGGAGACTGTCCTCCACCGATTACTGCTCCAAGGCACGAGAACAATTATCGATAACACAGATGACGGGCTGTCAGTGCTTCCAATCACAACGCAGTACTATGGATTCTGGGACTGTTTTACGGTAATACGTTACGAAGAAGGAATTACAGGTTTCTATAAAGGGTTTGGGGCACTTTTACTGCAATACGCAATTCAcgcatttattttaaaatcaacaaaatttgTCTACATAAAATTAGCGGAAGAGTTTGGCATGGACAAGACACCAACTACGTAA
- the LOC140062870 gene encoding uncharacterized protein, with the protein MSSDESDSEDEDGDSAAASSMSRLKLNQGLSEDDFKQLIVDIAAWYDGLRHIGMLKVLFKDIVDDNQTLERATTVIALLSQLVGPGKLNRNNLTILYDTVKVTKQSGFKSTIKEKLYHFRNIDTLQVTSFTKHRINILNFGKELTDSNIEFLDGRYNFPGLKMYKDSWSLITDFEIKGILKEENIEAFRKVLQQNGMESADRCFIHDEEMGTSQSKRQMTRYQDEDMGPSLPKRQKIRNKDEIIREYLFEQQRKFCIKANEFTPAIMQSRYKVDIAHMFTDLDLMKENQRKIDPKPIKLDDQVNTYLQSSYRWGRWYWKDDIT; encoded by the exons ATGTCATCTGACGAAAGTG atagTGAAGATGAAGATGGGGATTCGGCGGCGGCGTCGTCGATGTCCAGATTGAAACTAAACCAAG GTCTATCTGAAGACGATTTCAAGCAGCTAATCGTGGACATTGCAGCATGGTATGATGGCCTTAGACACATTGGAATGTTAAAAGTTTTATTCAAAGACATCGTAGACGATAATCAAACTCTGGAAAGAGCAACAACTGTAATAGCACTACTGTCTCAATTAGTTGGCCCTGGGAAGTTGAATCGAAACAATCTTACCATTTTGTACGACACCGTAAAAGTAACTAAACAATCTGGTTTTAAGTCAACAATTAAAGAGAAACTGTATCACTTCAGGAATATTGATACCCTCCAAGTAACATCTTTCACAAAGCacagaataaatattttaaattttggcaaAGAACTTACTGATTCCAATATAGAGTTCCTAGATGGAAGATACAACTTTCCAGGACTTAAGATGTATAAAGACAGTTGGAGCTTGATTACGGATTTTGAAATTAAAGGGATACTGAAAGAAGAAAACATAGAAGCATTTAGAAAAGTCTTACAGCAAAATGGAATGGAGTCAGCTGACAGGTGTTTTATTCATG ATGAagaaatgggcacatcacagtcaAAAAGACAAATGACAAGATACCAAG ACGAAGATATGGGTCCTTCCCTACCAAAAAGACAAAAGATCAGAAACAAAG ATGAGATTATTCGAGAGTACCTCTTTGAACAACAACGGAAGTTTTGCATAAAAGCAAATGAGTTTACACCAGCAATTATGCAGTCACGCTATAAGGTGGACATAGCTCATATGTTCACCGATCTTGACCTGATGAAAGAAAACCAAAGAAAAATAGATCCAAAACCGATTAAACTAGATGATCAAGTCAACACCTACTTGCAAAGTTCTTATAGATGGGGAAGGTGGTATTGGAAAGACGACATTACTTAG